The Branchiostoma floridae strain S238N-H82 chromosome 17, Bfl_VNyyK, whole genome shotgun sequence genome has a window encoding:
- the LOC118405015 gene encoding uncharacterized protein LOC118405015 codes for MTRMKLLLLKDFEGGAFRKLPRLEWLKMSRNRLSSIDGGIFSDLSKLGEFFLDGNKLTSIGQDSFIGLTTLRYLMLHDNEIGTVEEGAFTVLTSLLGLHLARNRLTLLDGEELVQLRKLAYFSLDNNPWHCDCRLQKLVDYLRQNRDNIKTPSGQAAPLPNCTTPVALLGQNLLSLTEDTLQEQCLPSSQPPKPSPPPKDIMKQFRWTPGVAASMLNHEEVTPLFNIVTVRDCAVLCWSRGKSECLSFEFMPVIQKCVLRRGNTYTVGFRLRIEPGVAFYELREELKPQFKIYGRAFGRRRPGRKGKSKEKKGKNKERKRKKGGRGRNKKRDRNGKKKEKNDQKRGKRNRKERRRRRKNKEKEKDSNLVWMRKQGPGSPLPSDQSDDMKMITMATDVGADDGTLLAVPTKREENDELGKQNRRRRKGKKKGNRKGKAKKKERQRKIVKERNRENEITTNDSDYPVVFKN; via the exons ATGACTCGTATGAAGCTGTTGCTGTTGAAGGACTTTGAGGGTG GTGCGTTCAGGAAGCTGCCAAGACTGGAGTGGCTGAAGATGTCACGCAACCGACTTTCTTCGATTGATGGTG GCATCTTCTCCGACTTATCCAAGTTGGGCGAGTTTTTCCTGGACGGCAACAAACTGACATCTATCGGCCAAG ACTCGTTCATTGGGCTGACAACCTTACGATACCTGATGCTACATGATAATGAGATCGGCACCGTTGAGGAAG GTGCGTTTACCGTCCTGACATCACTGCTGGGACTTCACCTTGCAAGGAATAGACTGACGCTTTTGGACGGAG agGAACTTGTACAACTGAGGAAACTGGCTTACTTCAGCCTGGATAACAACCCGTGGCACTGCGACTGTCGGCTGCAGAAACTTGTGGACTATCTGAGGCAGAACAGGGACAATATCAA AACGCCATCCGGCCaagccgcccccctccccaactgcACGACTCCAGTGGCTCTGCTTGGACAGAACCTGCTGTCTCTGACCGAGGACACTCTACAAGAGCAGTGTCTACCGTCCTCTCAGCCGCCCAAACCGTCACCTCCCCCGAAAG ATATCATGAAGCAATTTCGCTGGACGCCAGGGGTCGCTGCTTCCATGCTGAATCACGAAGAAGTTACGCCACTGTTTAACATCGTCACCGTGCGAGATTGTGCGGTACTGTGCTGGAGCCGAGGCAAAAGCGAGTGCCTGTCCTTTGAGTTCATGCCCGTGATACAGAAGTGCGTGCTCAGGAGAGGGAATACCTACACCGTCGGCTTCCGCCTGCGAATTGAACCAGGAGTAGCCTTCTATGAATTACGAGAAG AACTGAAGCCACAGTTTAAGATCTACGGTCGTGCTTTTGGAAGAAGGCGGCCTGGAAGGAAGGGAAAGTCGAAGGAGAAGAAAGGCAAAAACAAAGAGAGGAAGCGGAAAAAGGGTGGAAGAGGGAGAAACAAGAAAAGAGACCGTAAcggaaagaagaaagaaaagaatgatCAAAAACGAGGAAAGAGAAACCGGAAGGAGAGGCGACGACGACGAAAAAAcaaggaaaaggaaaaagatTCCAATCTAGTTTGGATGAGAAAGCAGGGACCAGGGTCGCCATTaccttctgaccaatcagacgaCATGAAGATgataaccatggcaacagatgtTGGAGCTGACGACGGCACCCTTTTGGCGGTTCCGACAAAGAGGGAAGAAAATGACGAACTTGGAAAGCAGAATCGAAGACGCAGAAAGGGAAAGAAGAAAGGGAATAGAAAGGGGaaagcaaaaaagaaagaaagacaacgAAAGAtagtgaaagaaagaaatagggAAAACGAAATTACTACAAATGATAGCGATTATCCTGTTGTTTTCAAGAATTAA